One Tolypothrix bouteillei VB521301 DNA window includes the following coding sequences:
- a CDS encoding DNA cytosine methyltransferase: MMYKLIDLFAGAGGLTTGFHLAGFESLCAVDIDTKALATYKLNYPNTKIVNQDISKVDPSELRLSLNLKQEELTALIGGPPCQGFSKNIPARERSLNDPRNQLYKTFLEFVQEFRPLYVVMENVSEILKAYDGVVKNEITEQLKSFGYKVVSASLNAAHYGIPQTRTRAFFIASLDKIPSFPTPTHYENTRRDRSSVKLCDRQMNLFDLDSSSMVTVRDAIGDLPPLDAGQEYVDGDYPSTPQTSYQTIMRNESTKIVNHIARTLTPIQRARVCLLKEGQDARDLPPELAPKKHYSGAYGRLYWDKPAKTITRWMFHPGSGRFFHPTQNRTITIREAARLHSYPDNFHFVGSYTDMASQIGESVPPLLAKAIAICLHQNCYQKKGY, translated from the coding sequence ATGATGTATAAGTTAATTGATTTATTTGCTGGTGCGGGTGGATTAACTACAGGATTTCACTTAGCAGGGTTTGAATCTTTGTGTGCTGTTGATATAGACACAAAAGCTTTAGCAACCTATAAACTTAACTACCCAAACACTAAGATTGTCAATCAGGATATAAGTAAAGTAGATCCTTCAGAACTACGTTTATCGCTTAACTTGAAGCAAGAAGAACTAACAGCGTTAATTGGTGGTCCTCCTTGTCAAGGTTTTTCTAAAAACATTCCTGCTCGCGAACGCAGTCTGAACGATCCTCGCAATCAACTGTACAAAACTTTTTTGGAATTTGTACAAGAGTTCAGACCTCTTTATGTCGTTATGGAAAATGTGTCTGAAATCTTGAAGGCATATGATGGTGTAGTTAAAAATGAAATAACGGAGCAACTAAAATCGTTTGGGTACAAAGTTGTTTCAGCTTCCTTAAATGCTGCTCATTATGGAATACCGCAAACTAGAACTAGGGCATTTTTTATTGCTAGTTTGGATAAAATACCCTCCTTTCCCACGCCAACACATTATGAAAATACTCGGAGAGATCGTAGCTCTGTAAAATTGTGCGATCGCCAGATGAATTTATTCGATCTAGATAGTTCTTCAATGGTTACAGTGAGAGATGCAATTGGAGATTTACCACCATTAGATGCAGGGCAAGAATATGTTGATGGGGATTATCCATCAACTCCACAAACCTCATACCAAACTATAATGCGTAATGAGAGTACAAAAATTGTTAACCATATTGCCCGTACTTTAACTCCGATTCAAAGAGCAAGAGTCTGTCTTCTAAAAGAAGGGCAAGATGCAAGAGACTTACCACCAGAATTAGCTCCTAAGAAACATTATAGTGGAGCTTATGGAAGGCTTTACTGGGATAAACCAGCAAAAACAATTACAAGATGGATGTTTCATCCTGGTTCTGGTAGGTTTTTTCATCCTACGCAAAATAGAACTATCACAATACGAGAGGCAGCCAGATTGCATTCTTATCCGGATAACTTTCACTTTGTTGGGTCATATACCGATATGGCTTCTCAAATTGGTGAATCTGTTCCTCCGCTGTTAGCTAAAGCAATTGCTATATGTTTGCATCAGAATTGTTATCAAAAAAAGGGTTATTAA
- a CDS encoding helix-turn-helix domain-containing protein gives MQPSQLDQILGLEIQRRRLEKSWSQEYLAEVTGLHRTYISQLERGLKSPSVRVLNHITNALNTTMSEFFRAVEESLSVDRQ, from the coding sequence ATGCAGCCTAGTCAACTAGATCAAATATTAGGGTTAGAAATACAACGCCGTCGTCTAGAAAAAAGCTGGTCTCAAGAGTATTTGGCAGAAGTGACAGGTCTGCACAGAACGTATATCAGCCAACTAGAGCGCGGTTTGAAAAGCCCATCTGTTAGGGTTCTCAACCATATTACTAATGCTTTAAATACAACCATGAGCGAATTTTTCCGAGCCGTAGAGGAATCTTTAAGTGTTGACAGACAATGA
- a CDS encoding type II toxin-antitoxin system HicA family toxin gives MKAISGKALCKVVERHGWELKRITGSHHIYAKEDVPAILSIPVHSNRDLPIGTLKSIMKDAGITEKDLEE, from the coding sequence ATGAAAGCTATTTCTGGTAAGGCTCTATGTAAAGTAGTGGAACGGCATGGTTGGGAGTTGAAGCGAATAACTGGCAGTCATCATATCTATGCCAAAGAAGATGTTCCTGCCATCCTTTCCATACCCGTTCATAGTAATCGAGATTTGCCAATAGGAACTTTGAAAAGCATCATGAAAGATGCGGGAATTACGGAAAAAGATTTGGAAGAATAA
- a CDS encoding type II toxin-antitoxin system HicB family antitoxin — MKIKAVIWQENGVWCGSVPALPGCHTWGESYEHLLEMLQDAVQGWLEVASEREEIEPEKQLVELSI, encoded by the coding sequence ATGAAAATTAAAGCGGTTATTTGGCAAGAAAATGGAGTGTGGTGTGGTTCTGTACCTGCATTACCAGGATGTCATACTTGGGGAGAGAGCTACGAACACTTGCTAGAGATGTTACAGGACGCTGTTCAAGGTTGGTTAGAAGTTGCAAGTGAGCGGGAAGAAATTGAGCCAGAGAAGCAGTTAGTTGAGCTATCGATATGA
- a CDS encoding HAD-IC family P-type ATPase, whose amino-acid sequence MQISKLQGLSEQEVKERRTAGKSNNVKLPTSRSYVQILRENLFTFVNAVFFAISGVFLFLQRPSDAIFVAVIIFSGVVIGICQEIWAKRKLDKIALLTRPVATVIRDGKEYTVDPREIVLGDLLLLYPGEQILVDGQIVGEGRIEVDESLLTGESDLIPKMEGQEVYSGSFCVSGRACYEAQKVGTETVAYQLMAGARQFRQVYTPLQQEINLIIRVLLLLACFLWILIAISFIIRSQSLNEIVQRAAVIAGLIPAGLLIAITLAYVMGAVQMLGKNILIQQTNAVESLSNVDVLCLDKTGTLTTNQIELHDLYPIEVPVGDLRSILGDYAASTQSGNRTTDAILNGCSGYTKLIKTEVPFSSDRKWSSVVFDDTERDGTYVLGAPEVLSLATPLDATAKNYIQEQINQGLRVLLFARSPVSVSLGANDTPSLPPDLSAIGILSFSDRLRKGASETLQGFTQAEIAVKIISGDNPQTVAAIALQAGFSEQIKLISGAELEQMNDVQFAQAASSYNVFGRIAPQQKAKIVKSLRDAGHYVAMTGDGVNDVLSLKMANLGIAMESGSQATRGIADIVLLKDSFEALPPAFLEGQRIRNGIRDVMKLFMVRVCCVALLIFATAIVSDSFPLMNKHSAIVTLVGVGIPTMFIPVWAQPGEQSKQSMVRSILHFIIPASLSITLVALIVYLFYLVSAILDLPPAAGIARVDYEIPRTALVTILVFCELLLIPFLKPPTTAWVAAEPLNGDWRYTSVAGILIITYLLILYISPIREFFELAPISPINCLWLGLVAIEWSFIVRLMWRTRFLDRFLGVDLE is encoded by the coding sequence ATGCAGATATCTAAGCTCCAAGGGTTGAGCGAACAAGAAGTCAAAGAAAGGCGCACAGCAGGAAAGAGCAATAATGTTAAACTGCCAACTAGCCGTTCTTACGTTCAAATTTTACGCGAGAACCTTTTTACTTTTGTCAACGCGGTTTTTTTTGCCATTAGCGGTGTTTTTCTGTTTTTACAACGCCCTTCTGATGCTATTTTTGTAGCCGTTATAATTTTTAGTGGTGTCGTTATTGGTATTTGCCAAGAAATTTGGGCAAAGCGAAAACTCGATAAAATTGCTCTGCTAACTCGCCCTGTAGCAACTGTCATTCGAGATGGCAAAGAATATACTGTCGATCCGAGGGAAATTGTTTTGGGAGATCTTCTCCTACTTTATCCTGGCGAACAAATTCTAGTAGATGGTCAAATTGTTGGTGAAGGACGAATTGAAGTTGATGAGTCACTGCTGACAGGTGAATCAGATTTAATTCCAAAAATGGAAGGACAGGAAGTTTACTCTGGTAGCTTTTGTGTCAGCGGACGTGCTTGCTATGAAGCGCAGAAGGTAGGTACTGAAACAGTTGCTTACCAACTTATGGCTGGTGCAAGACAGTTTCGTCAAGTTTACACGCCACTTCAGCAAGAAATTAACTTAATTATTCGGGTACTTTTACTTCTCGCCTGTTTTTTATGGATTTTAATTGCAATTAGTTTTATTATTCGCTCTCAATCATTAAATGAAATTGTTCAAAGAGCAGCTGTCATTGCAGGTTTAATTCCTGCAGGGCTTTTAATTGCAATTACACTTGCCTATGTCATGGGTGCGGTTCAAATGTTGGGAAAAAATATCTTAATCCAGCAAACTAATGCTGTAGAGTCTTTAAGTAATGTTGATGTGTTGTGTCTTGATAAAACCGGAACGCTCACAACCAATCAAATTGAATTGCACGACCTTTACCCCATAGAAGTTCCTGTAGGGGATCTTCGCTCTATACTCGGTGATTATGCTGCAAGTACTCAGTCAGGCAATCGCACAACAGACGCTATTCTTAACGGTTGCTCCGGTTATACCAAGCTTATCAAAACCGAAGTTCCTTTTTCTAGCGATCGCAAGTGGAGTTCGGTCGTCTTTGACGATACAGAAAGAGATGGTACATATGTATTGGGTGCGCCGGAAGTTTTATCACTTGCTACACCCTTAGACGCAACAGCCAAAAATTACATTCAGGAGCAAATTAACCAAGGGTTAAGAGTTCTGCTGTTTGCTCGCAGCCCCGTCTCTGTTTCTCTGGGCGCAAATGACACTCCTTCCTTACCACCAGATCTTAGCGCGATCGGGATCTTAAGTTTTAGCGATCGCTTGCGAAAAGGAGCAAGTGAAACACTACAAGGCTTTACCCAAGCAGAAATTGCAGTCAAAATCATTTCTGGAGATAATCCTCAAACAGTAGCAGCCATTGCTTTACAAGCAGGATTTAGCGAACAAATCAAGCTGATTTCTGGTGCTGAATTAGAGCAAATGAATGATGTCCAATTTGCTCAAGCAGCTTCTAGTTATAATGTGTTTGGCAGAATTGCGCCGCAACAGAAAGCTAAAATTGTTAAAAGTCTTAGGGATGCAGGACATTACGTTGCGATGACAGGAGATGGAGTCAACGATGTCCTCTCCCTTAAGATGGCAAATTTAGGGATTGCTATGGAAAGCGGCTCTCAAGCAACTAGGGGTATTGCCGATATAGTTTTGCTAAAAGATTCCTTTGAAGCACTACCTCCTGCGTTTTTAGAAGGGCAAAGAATTCGCAATGGTATCCGTGATGTCATGAAACTCTTTATGGTGCGAGTTTGCTGTGTCGCACTACTTATTTTTGCCACAGCAATTGTCTCCGATAGCTTCCCGTTGATGAACAAACACAGTGCAATTGTCACTCTCGTTGGCGTTGGTATTCCCACCATGTTTATTCCTGTTTGGGCGCAACCGGGAGAACAATCAAAACAAAGCATGGTGCGTTCAATTCTCCACTTTATTATTCCCGCAAGTTTGTCCATCACTTTGGTAGCTTTGATTGTTTACCTTTTCTACTTAGTCAGTGCCATACTCGATTTACCACCAGCTGCTGGAATTGCTAGGGTTGATTATGAAATTCCTCGCACAGCACTTGTGACCATTTTGGTATTTTGCGAACTCCTATTAATTCCTTTTCTAAAACCGCCTACAACAGCATGGGTAGCCGCTGAACCTCTCAATGGCGACTGGCGTTATACCAGCGTAGCAGGAATTCTTATTATTACCTATTTATTAATTTTATATATTTCTCCTATCCGGGAATTTTTTGAATTAGCACCAATTTCACCTATCAATTGCTTGTGGTTGGGGTTAGTTGCTATAGAGTGGAGTTTCATTGTACGGTTGATGTGGCGCACGCGATTTTTAGACCGCTTTTTGGGGGTTGATTTGGAGTAA